In one Pseudodesulfovibrio tunisiensis genomic region, the following are encoded:
- a CDS encoding acetate--CoA ligase family protein: protein MEPIQDIDATIDYKAVTGLFQHAREQGRDSLFEYEVYDLLRFSGAETPPGTQFLARGAKPSDQALASMPGDRVVLKIVSRTIVHKTEAGGVRIVDNQPDKIRSAMRRMLYEVPENAASVIERDPAHAPAEYQGLSGDALVAAIAEDVHGVLLVRYMPPDSEAFGNELIVGIRRTREFGMIISAGLGGTDTELYASRFRKGQAVVAASTAMTDGCAFFELFKSTISYRKLAGLTRGQRRIVTDEQLIECFASFIEMANHYSPENPAAPFVIDELEINPFAFTDYLMVPLDGLCRFSLPAQCGAGRPVARIGNLLHPETIAVIGVSGSRMNFGRIILNNILAQGFPQKNVTVIKPGTDEIDSVHCVPDIASLGNRVDLLVVAVKSTQVPDLVDEVIRRDAAASVMLIPGGMGETEESRERARAVIRRIGEAHAEPDGGPVFLGGNCMGVISRPGGYDTWFVPKEKMPPLNPGKHHRAAFVSQSGAFMLTRLSQCPRLNPAYMVSVGNQTDLTLGDMMAWFADSDEVDVIAIYAEGFNDMDGLAFCRAVRRAVLADKQVIVYKAGRTPEGKSATSGHTASLAGDYMVCESCVRQAGAVVARSFTEFENLFLLAERLHHKAVRGNRLAAVSGAGFEAVGMADAIRSDDYRMELAVPSPATCTALAELIRSKGLDSLVTIKNPLDITPGADDEAHAEAVRIMANDPDVDAVVVGLDPMSPVMRTLINPENATRSLDDERSIAARMTRLVPELDVPVVAVVDAGHQYDPLVNHLKDEKVCVFRTSDQAVAAIAQYMDARLHADRIRALARNREKP from the coding sequence ATGGAACCGATTCAGGACATTGACGCGACAATAGACTACAAGGCCGTGACCGGCCTTTTCCAACACGCCCGCGAACAGGGACGCGACTCCCTCTTTGAATATGAAGTGTACGACCTGCTCCGCTTTTCCGGGGCGGAGACTCCGCCCGGCACGCAGTTCCTGGCCCGGGGAGCCAAGCCCTCGGATCAGGCACTGGCCTCCATGCCCGGCGACCGAGTCGTGCTCAAGATCGTGTCCCGAACCATCGTGCACAAGACCGAGGCCGGAGGCGTGCGCATCGTGGACAACCAACCGGACAAAATCCGGTCCGCAATGCGCCGCATGCTCTACGAAGTGCCGGAAAACGCTGCTTCGGTCATCGAACGCGACCCGGCCCATGCCCCGGCGGAATATCAGGGACTTTCCGGCGATGCCCTTGTCGCGGCCATTGCCGAGGACGTTCACGGCGTGCTTCTGGTGCGCTACATGCCCCCGGACTCCGAGGCATTCGGCAACGAACTGATCGTGGGCATCCGCCGCACCCGGGAATTCGGCATGATCATCAGCGCGGGACTGGGCGGCACGGACACGGAACTCTACGCCAGCCGATTCCGCAAGGGACAGGCCGTGGTCGCCGCGTCCACGGCCATGACCGACGGCTGCGCGTTCTTCGAGCTGTTCAAATCCACCATATCCTACCGCAAGCTCGCCGGACTGACGCGAGGCCAGCGCCGCATTGTCACGGACGAGCAGCTCATCGAATGCTTTGCCTCGTTCATCGAGATGGCCAACCACTATTCTCCGGAAAACCCGGCCGCCCCCTTCGTGATCGACGAACTGGAAATCAACCCGTTCGCATTCACGGACTATCTCATGGTACCTCTGGACGGCCTGTGCCGATTCTCCCTGCCTGCGCAGTGCGGTGCAGGACGGCCCGTGGCGAGAATCGGCAACCTGCTGCACCCGGAAACCATCGCGGTGATCGGCGTATCCGGCTCGCGCATGAATTTCGGACGCATCATCCTGAACAACATTCTGGCACAGGGGTTTCCCCAAAAAAACGTGACCGTGATCAAACCCGGCACGGATGAGATCGACTCGGTGCACTGCGTGCCCGACATCGCCTCCCTCGGCAATCGCGTGGACCTGCTCGTGGTGGCCGTGAAATCGACGCAGGTGCCCGACCTCGTGGACGAGGTCATCCGCAGGGACGCGGCCGCCAGCGTCATGCTCATCCCCGGCGGCATGGGCGAAACCGAGGAGAGCCGGGAACGCGCAAGGGCCGTAATCCGCCGCATAGGCGAAGCGCATGCCGAGCCTGACGGCGGCCCGGTCTTTCTGGGCGGCAACTGCATGGGCGTGATCTCCCGACCCGGCGGCTACGACACATGGTTCGTTCCCAAGGAAAAAATGCCGCCGCTCAATCCGGGCAAGCACCATCGCGCGGCATTCGTGAGCCAGTCCGGGGCATTCATGCTGACCCGGCTTTCCCAATGCCCGCGCCTGAATCCGGCCTACATGGTGTCCGTGGGCAACCAGACCGATCTGACGCTCGGAGACATGATGGCCTGGTTCGCGGACTCCGACGAAGTGGACGTGATCGCAATCTATGCCGAGGGCTTCAACGACATGGACGGACTGGCCTTCTGCCGTGCGGTGCGTCGAGCCGTGCTCGCGGACAAACAGGTCATCGTGTACAAGGCGGGCCGAACGCCCGAGGGCAAATCCGCCACATCCGGGCACACCGCGTCCCTTGCCGGGGACTACATGGTCTGCGAATCCTGCGTGCGTCAGGCCGGAGCCGTCGTGGCGCGCAGCTTCACGGAATTCGAGAACCTGTTTCTGCTGGCCGAGCGCCTGCACCACAAGGCCGTACGCGGCAACAGGCTGGCAGCGGTCTCCGGCGCGGGATTCGAGGCCGTGGGCATGGCCGACGCCATCCGGTCCGACGACTATCGCATGGAGCTGGCCGTACCGAGCCCGGCAACCTGCACGGCCCTTGCCGAGCTGATACGATCCAAGGGACTCGACTCGCTGGTCACCATCAAGAATCCTCTGGACATCACCCCGGGCGCGGACGACGAGGCGCATGCCGAGGCCGTGCGCATCATGGCCAACGATCCCGACGTGGACGCGGTCGTGGTGGGACTGGACCCCATGTCCCCGGTCATGCGTACCCTGATCAACCCGGAAAACGCGACCCGCAGTCTGGACGACGAACGCTCCATTGCCGCACGCATGACCCGGCTGGTCCCGGAACTCGACGTGCCCGTGGTGGCCGTGGTGGATGCGGGACATCAGTACGATCCGCTGGTGAATCATCTCAAGGATGAAAAGGTCTGCGTGTTCCGCACCTCGGATCAGGCCGTGGCCGCCATAGCCCAGTACATGGACGCACGGCTGCATGCGGACCGCATCAGGGCCTTGGCCCGAAATCGGGAGAAACCCTGA
- a CDS encoding nitroreductase family protein, giving the protein MTLFTVDPDLCRHEGDCARECPLGCIVMGANGLPIPHERKYRYCMGCGHCMAVCKTGAIQLEAFARGGEPLNWDQEPGSEQVVQFLKSRRSVRVFKDKPVDKDVIADLLDLTQYAPSGHNARPVQWSIAGSAERVAVVAEAVVEWMRSEVEEDTPLSKLLHFSGIVRKWDEGTDLVCRNAPVLAVAHAPKQGITPVEDCVIAVTYLDLAAKSRKLGCCWCGFAAIAARYNEAVRASLGVPEDNRVSGALLLGYPARRYSAIPPRPPADATWLF; this is encoded by the coding sequence ATGACGCTGTTTACTGTTGATCCGGATTTGTGCCGCCACGAAGGGGACTGCGCCCGGGAATGTCCCTTGGGCTGCATTGTCATGGGGGCGAACGGATTGCCGATTCCCCACGAGAGGAAATACCGCTATTGCATGGGGTGCGGCCATTGCATGGCCGTGTGCAAGACCGGGGCGATTCAGCTCGAAGCGTTCGCCCGGGGTGGTGAACCGCTCAACTGGGATCAGGAGCCCGGTTCCGAGCAGGTTGTCCAGTTTCTCAAGTCCCGGCGCTCCGTTCGCGTGTTCAAGGACAAGCCCGTTGACAAGGACGTGATCGCCGATCTTCTGGATCTGACCCAGTATGCGCCTTCGGGCCACAATGCCCGGCCCGTGCAGTGGTCCATTGCCGGATCGGCCGAACGCGTGGCCGTGGTGGCCGAGGCCGTGGTGGAATGGATGCGGTCCGAGGTCGAGGAGGACACGCCCCTTTCCAAGCTGCTGCATTTTTCCGGCATTGTCCGGAAGTGGGACGAAGGCACGGACCTTGTCTGCCGCAATGCTCCGGTGCTGGCCGTGGCCCATGCGCCCAAGCAGGGCATCACTCCGGTGGAGGACTGCGTGATTGCCGTGACCTATCTGGACCTCGCTGCCAAGAGCAGGAAGCTGGGGTGTTGCTGGTGCGGATTCGCAGCCATTGCCGCGCGCTACAACGAGGCCGTTCGCGCCAGTCTCGGCGTTCCCGAGGACAATCGGGTGAGCGGTGCGCTGCTGCTCGGATACCCGGCCCGGAGATATTCCGCGATTCCGCCAAGACCTCCGGCGGACGCGACCTGGCTTTTCTGA
- a CDS encoding phage regulatory CII family protein → MFEKSVTKVVQDCILDSGIQAKHVAEQINKPYSTLMREINPFDTSAKLGAETLLDIMKVTNDIRPLLFMAEEMGYTLHSNELAEAV, encoded by the coding sequence ATGTTTGAGAAGAGCGTAACCAAGGTGGTTCAGGACTGCATCCTCGACAGCGGCATTCAGGCCAAGCATGTGGCCGAGCAGATCAACAAGCCGTACTCGACCCTGATGCGTGAAATCAATCCCTTCGACACCAGCGCCAAGCTCGGAGCCGAAACCCTGCTGGACATCATGAAGGTGACCAACGACATCCGTCCGCTGCTGTTTATGGCCGAGGAAATGGGCTACACCCTGCACAGCAACGAATTGGCGGAAGCCGTCTAG
- a CDS encoding sensor histidine kinase: MLDVRTLCFVLTLLTAVSAVLIYALHRYRLPEEGPRWWALSFGLVTTGLLLMGSRAIIPNFLSIVVANVLILLGWLTTLNGMRRHVGRPGLSPLEWLVSSAILLLVGAGLYWFSAMSPSLSMRMRLFSWTACAISSATTWELLTHNNGSPAIRVTSVSFLIYALFSAARALHPSVSSQYYLHAGPFNEAHLLVSILFVVGMSFGMVLMINEKLQNRLALKTAQLEENIRCRDEMEAIIRHDLKSPIAPVVTLAEVLGQEPDLPPNVTRGLDLIRQSGIKALDMVNRSLDLYKLEHGKYELDVQETDIARLLRSCAADLENTAQGHAVNLQLLFAGRTMHEVDTLLVNGDRLLLYTMIINLLRNALEAAPQETDVTADLDMHDNVIRLTITNQGEIPEKFLPRFFEKYASHGKPGGTGLGTYSAKLTAEAHNGTIAVNSHNGLTTITTALPKTA; the protein is encoded by the coding sequence ATGCTTGACGTACGTACGCTCTGTTTCGTTCTGACCCTGCTTACCGCGGTATCCGCAGTGCTGATATACGCCCTGCACCGATACCGGCTCCCCGAGGAAGGCCCTCGATGGTGGGCCCTGTCGTTCGGTCTGGTGACCACAGGGCTTCTGCTCATGGGAAGCAGGGCCATCATTCCGAACTTTCTCTCCATTGTCGTGGCCAACGTGCTGATTCTTCTGGGGTGGCTCACGACCCTGAACGGAATGCGCCGTCACGTTGGAAGACCGGGGCTTTCTCCTCTGGAATGGCTTGTCTCCAGCGCGATTCTGCTTCTGGTCGGAGCCGGATTGTACTGGTTTTCCGCCATGTCTCCGTCACTGTCCATGCGCATGCGCCTGTTCTCCTGGACAGCCTGCGCCATTTCTTCGGCCACGACATGGGAGCTCCTGACACACAACAACGGCAGTCCCGCAATACGCGTCACCAGCGTGTCCTTTCTGATCTACGCCCTGTTTTCGGCCGCCCGAGCCCTGCACCCCAGCGTCAGCAGCCAGTATTATCTTCATGCCGGACCGTTCAATGAAGCGCACCTCCTCGTCTCCATACTGTTCGTGGTCGGCATGTCCTTCGGCATGGTCCTGATGATCAACGAAAAGCTGCAAAACCGGCTGGCGCTCAAGACGGCGCAACTGGAGGAAAACATCCGATGTCGCGACGAGATGGAAGCCATAATCCGCCACGACCTCAAGTCGCCCATCGCGCCCGTGGTGACACTGGCCGAGGTTCTCGGACAGGAACCGGACCTGCCGCCGAACGTGACCAGGGGGCTGGACCTCATCCGCCAATCCGGCATCAAGGCACTGGACATGGTCAACCGATCCCTTGACCTCTACAAGCTGGAGCACGGCAAATACGAACTCGACGTTCAGGAAACCGACATCGCCCGCCTGCTCCGAAGCTGCGCCGCAGACCTCGAAAACACGGCGCAGGGTCACGCCGTGAACCTGCAACTGCTGTTCGCGGGCAGAACCATGCACGAGGTGGACACCCTGCTTGTCAACGGGGACAGGCTGCTGCTCTACACCATGATCATCAACCTGCTGCGCAATGCGCTGGAAGCCGCACCACAGGAAACGGACGTCACGGCTGATCTGGACATGCACGACAACGTCATCAGGCTCACCATCACGAATCAGGGGGAGATTCCGGAAAAATTCCTGCCCAGATTCTTCGAAAAATACGCCAGCCACGGCAAGCCGGGAGGCACGGGGCTGGGCACGTATTCGGCCAAGCTCACGGCCGAGGCGCACAACGGGACCATAGCCGTGAACTCGCACAACGGCCTGACCACGATAACCACGGCCCTGCCGAAAACCGCTTGA
- a CDS encoding substrate-binding periplasmic protein → MRMEQAALRAFFLWSRVVLLLLLLFPAPARAQDAHVVRIGIAEDLPPYALAATDSGMEVEILRAAGEAGAHCRIRIVYLPKKRLALAFEHGQVDALAVNAEYDVTRETGRTSFASDITLVYHNYAITLADHDIRLSSLADLGLFRVVGFQNATQYLGPKYATVVALNKHYREVEDQARQVRLLYLGRADVAVADKNIFLYWRDVLQDSPESRDIDFSHGLAFHDIFSPAPRTCVFAQPECRDAFNRGLDIIRANGEYDRILKTYSGWQ, encoded by the coding sequence ATGCGCATGGAACAGGCTGCACTCCGTGCGTTTTTCCTGTGGAGCCGCGTCGTTTTGCTCCTGCTCCTGCTTTTCCCTGCACCTGCCCGGGCGCAGGATGCGCATGTCGTCCGGATCGGCATAGCCGAGGACCTGCCGCCATATGCTCTTGCTGCCACGGATTCCGGGATGGAAGTGGAAATTCTCCGAGCCGCTGGCGAGGCCGGAGCGCATTGCCGCATTCGGATCGTCTATCTTCCCAAGAAAAGGCTGGCACTGGCCTTCGAGCATGGTCAGGTGGATGCTCTGGCCGTGAATGCGGAATACGACGTGACCCGGGAAACCGGGCGAACCTCCTTTGCCTCGGATATCACGCTGGTATACCACAATTATGCCATTACTCTGGCGGATCATGACATTCGATTGTCCTCGCTGGCCGATCTCGGTCTTTTCCGGGTGGTCGGCTTTCAGAATGCGACGCAGTATCTCGGGCCGAAGTATGCGACCGTGGTCGCTCTGAACAAGCACTATCGGGAAGTCGAGGATCAGGCCCGGCAAGTGAGGCTGCTCTATCTGGGCCGGGCCGACGTCGCAGTCGCTGACAAGAACATCTTTCTTTACTGGAGGGATGTGCTGCAGGACTCTCCGGAGAGCCGGGACATCGATTTTTCCCACGGCCTTGCCTTTCACGACATTTTCTCCCCCGCGCCCCGGACTTGTGTCTTTGCCCAGCCCGAATGTCGCGATGCCTTCAACAGGGGGCTCGACATCATCCGGGCCAATGGCGAATATGACCGTATTCTGAAAACATATTCGGGCTGGCAATAG
- a CDS encoding amphi-Trp domain-containing protein, which translates to MGRNKVRDARELGRAEVAAFLRELAASLEGGEVVLAGKDRELRFGVSETVELEVKARTRKDKARYAVSLSWKLPGDALVERRAATPPATRKKAAPPARKVKADPPAEKVEAAPPAKKASAERKPAGKVAAEKASAGKADGKRTATKKGCASKIEARCEKAGCEKDGIRRQVT; encoded by the coding sequence ATGGGAAGAAACAAAGTGCGGGACGCGCGTGAACTCGGCCGGGCCGAGGTCGCCGCTTTTCTCAGGGAGTTGGCCGCGAGTCTGGAAGGTGGCGAGGTGGTCCTTGCCGGGAAGGACAGGGAATTGCGTTTCGGCGTTAGCGAGACCGTGGAGCTGGAAGTCAAGGCCCGGACAAGGAAGGACAAGGCCCGTTACGCTGTTTCCCTGAGCTGGAAGCTGCCCGGGGATGCGCTGGTCGAACGCAGGGCGGCGACGCCGCCTGCCACCAGAAAAAAGGCGGCGCCCCCCGCAAGGAAGGTCAAGGCCGATCCTCCGGCGGAAAAGGTCGAGGCCGCGCCTCCGGCGAAAAAGGCTTCGGCAGAAAGGAAGCCCGCCGGGAAGGTTGCGGCCGAAAAGGCTTCGGCCGGCAAAGCCGACGGAAAAAGGACCGCGACCAAAAAAGGCTGCGCCAGCAAGATCGAAGCCCGCTGCGAAAAAGCCGGCTGCGAAAAAGACGGCATCCGCAGACAAGTGACATGA
- a CDS encoding TetR/AcrR family transcriptional regulator: MTKKEAILLAAQEAFGQLGYSATTVKGVANRAGVSFGLVSHYFGSKQDLFLAAGYDMAQRLIATLETATANSESGIRAVETYMTTYFAFTMEERERFPILLRCSPFSHIEPGVDASKVAEQFRVFIDVLQSCVQRGMDDGTVIRKHTPEMAALIIYGNIVGAVRTNLLSPYDSGTIYAETVEHVIRSLRTDTAEQAETAQGEA; this comes from the coding sequence ATGACGAAAAAGGAAGCCATACTTCTCGCGGCTCAGGAGGCCTTCGGCCAACTGGGGTATTCAGCCACCACGGTCAAGGGCGTGGCCAACCGCGCGGGTGTGTCCTTCGGACTGGTTTCCCACTACTTCGGCAGCAAGCAGGACCTGTTTCTGGCCGCCGGATACGACATGGCCCAACGGCTCATCGCCACTCTGGAAACCGCCACTGCGAATTCCGAGTCCGGCATCAGGGCCGTGGAAACGTACATGACCACCTATTTCGCCTTCACCATGGAGGAGCGCGAACGGTTTCCGATCCTTCTGCGCTGCTCGCCCTTCAGCCATATCGAGCCGGGCGTGGACGCGAGCAAGGTGGCCGAGCAGTTCCGGGTTTTCATCGATGTGCTCCAGTCGTGCGTGCAGCGCGGCATGGACGACGGTACCGTCATTCGGAAGCACACCCCGGAAATGGCGGCGTTGATCATCTACGGCAACATTGTCGGCGCGGTCCGCACCAACCTGCTGTCGCCCTACGACTCCGGCACGATTTACGCCGAGACCGTGGAACACGTGATCCGCAGCCTGCGAACCGACACGGCCGAACAGGCCGAAACCGCCCAAGGCGAAGCATAA
- a CDS encoding glutamine--tRNA ligase/YqeY domain fusion protein: MSTNSEAPEKGKDFIRQIIDRDLEDGKYGNRVHTRFPPEPNGYLHIGHAKAICLNFGVARDYQGDCNLRFDDTNPVKEDTEYVDSIKQDVSWLGFDWTNQCYASDYFEKFYAAAELFIKHGKAYVDDLNAEEIREYRGTLKEPGKNSPYRDRSVEENLSLFRAMRAGEFKDGEHVLRARIDMSAPNVMLRDPALYRIKHAHHHRTGDAWCIYPMYDFAHCLSDHFEGITHSICTLEFENNRPLYDWVLDTLIAIQAEGDANADQIALTTGGGKAPAQRPYQFEAARLNITGTVLSKRKLIQLVQEGHVKGWDDPRMPTISGFRRRGFTPESIRDFCERIGIAKSNSMVEYALLEHCVRQDLNNRSPRYLGVIDPVKLVIENYPEDQEDVFEMPLHPEDESMGKRKVPFTRELWIEREDFMEDAPRKFFRLSPGREVRLRFAYYVTCTGFDKDENGRITEIRATYDPATKGGWSQDGRKVKGTLHWVSAKYGRRAEVRLYDGLFTTENPNAVEEGKTFLDYLNPDSETVLAECYLEPALAEVEPGAHVQFERKGYFCADIRDHKPDGTPVFNRTATLRDTWAKIQKQSK, from the coding sequence ATGAGCACCAATTCCGAAGCCCCGGAAAAGGGCAAGGATTTCATCCGCCAGATCATCGACAGGGACCTGGAAGACGGCAAGTACGGCAACCGCGTGCACACCCGCTTCCCGCCCGAGCCGAACGGATACCTGCACATCGGCCATGCCAAGGCCATCTGCCTGAATTTCGGCGTGGCGCGCGACTATCAGGGCGACTGCAACCTGCGTTTCGACGACACCAACCCGGTCAAGGAGGACACGGAATACGTGGACTCCATCAAGCAGGACGTATCCTGGCTCGGGTTCGACTGGACGAATCAGTGCTACGCCTCGGACTATTTCGAGAAATTCTATGCTGCCGCCGAGCTGTTCATCAAGCACGGCAAGGCGTACGTGGACGACCTCAATGCCGAGGAAATCCGCGAATATCGCGGCACGCTCAAGGAACCGGGAAAGAACTCCCCGTACCGCGACAGGTCCGTGGAGGAAAACCTCTCCCTGTTCCGTGCCATGCGCGCCGGGGAATTCAAGGACGGCGAGCATGTGCTGCGCGCCAGAATCGACATGAGCGCCCCGAACGTGATGCTGCGCGACCCGGCCCTGTACCGCATCAAGCACGCACACCATCATCGTACCGGAGACGCGTGGTGCATCTATCCGATGTATGACTTCGCGCATTGCCTGTCCGACCATTTCGAGGGCATCACGCATTCCATCTGCACGCTGGAATTCGAGAACAACCGTCCCCTGTACGACTGGGTTCTGGACACCCTGATCGCCATTCAGGCCGAGGGCGACGCGAACGCGGACCAGATCGCCCTGACCACGGGCGGCGGCAAGGCCCCGGCCCAGCGCCCCTACCAGTTCGAGGCCGCACGCCTGAACATCACGGGCACGGTCCTGTCCAAGCGCAAGCTGATCCAGCTGGTGCAGGAAGGCCATGTGAAGGGCTGGGACGATCCGCGCATGCCCACCATCAGCGGTTTCCGCCGCCGGGGTTTCACCCCGGAATCCATCCGCGACTTCTGCGAACGCATCGGCATTGCCAAGTCCAACTCCATGGTGGAATACGCCCTGCTCGAACACTGCGTACGTCAGGATCTCAACAACCGCTCGCCCCGCTATCTGGGCGTCATCGATCCGGTCAAGCTGGTCATCGAGAACTATCCCGAGGATCAGGAGGACGTGTTCGAAATGCCGCTGCATCCCGAGGATGAATCCATGGGCAAGCGCAAGGTTCCGTTCACCCGCGAGCTGTGGATCGAACGCGAGGATTTCATGGAGGACGCGCCCAGAAAGTTCTTCCGCCTCAGCCCGGGCCGGGAAGTGCGGCTCAGGTTCGCCTACTACGTGACCTGCACCGGCTTCGACAAGGACGAGAACGGCAGGATCACGGAAATCCGCGCCACCTACGATCCGGCCACCAAGGGTGGATGGTCGCAGGACGGACGCAAGGTCAAGGGCACCCTGCACTGGGTCTCGGCCAAGTACGGCAGGCGCGCCGAAGTGCGGCTGTACGACGGCCTCTTCACCACGGAAAATCCCAATGCAGTGGAAGAAGGCAAAACCTTCCTCGACTATCTGAATCCCGATTCCGAAACCGTGCTCGCCGAGTGCTATCTGGAACCCGCGCTGGCCGAGGTCGAGCCGGGCGCACACGTCCAGTTCGAACGCAAGGGCTACTTCTGCGCGGACATCCGCGACCACAAGCCGGACGGAACTCCGGTTTTCAACCGCACGGCCACGCTGCGCGATACCTGGGCAAAAATACAAAAACAGTCGAAATAA
- a CDS encoding queuosine precursor transporter gives MTRFERKTYTLLVSLFMGGLTAAAFISSKIITVFGLAVPAGVLAYSLTFAVSDAIGEIWGRERAEETVACGFAVLIMATGLAYLSVHWPGAVFWNGQEAFAKVVGSTPRIVAASLLAYVVSQKHDVWLFHLLRDRMQGRHLWLRNNLSTMCSQFLDSVIFVTVAFYGVMPVVDIIIGQWLVKMLIAACDTPVVYAIVGGIRGRLRTATA, from the coding sequence ATGACCCGTTTCGAACGGAAGACCTACACCCTGCTCGTGAGCCTGTTCATGGGCGGACTGACCGCGGCAGCCTTCATTTCCAGCAAGATCATCACGGTATTCGGGCTGGCCGTGCCCGCCGGAGTCCTTGCCTATTCCCTGACCTTTGCGGTGTCCGACGCCATCGGCGAAATCTGGGGCAGGGAACGCGCCGAGGAAACCGTTGCCTGCGGATTCGCCGTGCTGATCATGGCCACAGGGCTGGCCTATCTGTCCGTGCACTGGCCCGGAGCCGTGTTCTGGAACGGACAGGAAGCCTTTGCCAAGGTCGTCGGGTCCACGCCCCGCATCGTGGCCGCATCCCTGCTCGCCTACGTGGTCAGCCAGAAGCACGATGTCTGGCTGTTCCATCTCCTGCGCGACCGCATGCAGGGCCGCCACCTGTGGCTGCGCAACAACCTGTCCACCATGTGCTCCCAGTTTCTGGATTCCGTGATCTTCGTGACCGTGGCCTTTTACGGAGTCATGCCCGTCGTGGACATCATCATCGGCCAATGGCTGGTCAAAATGCTCATCGCGGCCTGCGACACCCCGGTGGTATACGCCATTGTCGGCGGAATTCGCGGCAGGCTGCGCACGGCCACAGCCTGA
- the queF gene encoding preQ(1) synthase, translating into MTTKSQDQTVHLKTLGKGGQTEYRLEGPDAAILETFPNNHPGRPYVVSIEFPEYTSLCPMTGQPDFGTIIMEYVPNERVVESKSFKLYMFAYRNHKSFMETLANNMLDDFVEALDPLWCRVKGLFAPRGATRLHVFAEHFRDSGPDMDHVRAVVSEWKRENGRHQS; encoded by the coding sequence ATGACCACCAAAAGCCAGGATCAGACTGTGCATCTGAAGACCCTGGGCAAGGGCGGCCAGACCGAGTACCGGCTTGAAGGGCCGGATGCCGCGATTCTGGAAACCTTTCCCAACAACCATCCGGGACGCCCCTATGTGGTGAGCATCGAATTTCCGGAATACACCTCGCTCTGCCCCATGACCGGGCAGCCGGATTTCGGCACCATCATCATGGAATACGTGCCCAACGAGCGCGTGGTGGAATCCAAGAGCTTCAAGCTCTACATGTTCGCCTATCGCAACCACAAATCCTTCATGGAGACACTGGCCAACAACATGCTGGACGATTTCGTGGAGGCGCTGGACCCGCTGTGGTGCCGGGTGAAGGGATTGTTTGCTCCGCGCGGGGCCACGCGGTTGCACGTGTTTGCCGAACATTTTCGCGATAGCGGGCCGGACATGGATCATGTCCGCGCCGTGGTGTCGGAATGGAAGCGGGAGAACGGTCGGCATCAATCCTGA